In Candidatus Rokuibacteriota bacterium, the genomic window GCTCTCGAAGCCGATCTCCTGCGCCTTGGGGAAGCACTTGGCGATGCGCTCGGTGGACACGCCGGGCTTGATCAGCTCGATGGCGCTGTCCATCCACTCGCGCGCCCGCTTGTAGGCGCTGTGCTGGGCCGGCGTCGCGCGGCCGACGCTGAACGTCCGGTAGTAGCAGGTCCGGTAGCCGACGAAGGACTGGATGATGTCGAAGAAGGCCTGGTCGCCCGGCCGGAGCATCCGGTCCGTGAAGTTGTGCGGGTGCGGTGAGCAGCGCTCCCCCGAGATCGCGTTGATCGCCTCCACGCAGTCCGAGCCCATCTCGTAGAGCCGCTTGGTCGCCAGCGCCACGATCTCGTTCTCGCGGACGCCGGGCTTGAGCGCCTCGAAGATGTCCTGGTAGACGCCGTCGCCCATGGCCGCCGCCATGTTGAGCAGCACCAGCTCGTCGCCGCTCTTGATGACGCGCGCCTCGAGCATGACCTGCTGGCAGTCGCGCACCTCGACGCCTTCCTTCTGGAGCGCGAAGAGGAAGGGCGGCTCGACGACGTCGATGCCGAGCGGCATGTCCGCCACGCCCTCGCGCTTGAGGATCCCCTTGATCTCGCGCGCGGCCTGCTCGAAGAGCCCGGCCGAGGGCGGCACCGCGCCGCGCATGCCGACCATGCCGGCCAGGCAGTGGTCGGGCAGGAGCCACGGCGCGTAGAGGCGGTGGTGCCGCGCCGCCGAACCGAAGTCCCAGACCCAGGGCTCGCCCGGCCCGGTGAGGAGCGAGTAGCGGATCAGCTTGTCGCGCGCCCACTCGCCGATGACGGTGCCCGAGATGTAGCGGATGTTGTGCTGGTCGAAGACGAGGAGCGCGCCGAGCCCTGAGCGCGCGAGCGCGCGGCGCACGCGGGCGAGGCGGTAGTCGTGCAGGCGCCTGAAGTCCACCCGCTCCTCGAAGTCCACCTGCATGTGCCCCGGCGACTGGATGGGC contains:
- a CDS encoding Xaa-Pro peptidase family protein, translating into MARKPPSAGRRGAVPEAPDPQHRWDRPIQSPGHMQVDFEERVDFRRLHDYRLARVRRALARSGLGALLVFDQHNIRYISGTVIGEWARDKLIRYSLLTGPGEPWVWDFGSAARHHRLYAPWLLPDHCLAGMVGMRGAVPPSAGLFEQAAREIKGILKREGVADMPLGIDVVEPPFLFALQKEGVEVRDCQQVMLEARVIKSGDELVLLNMAAAMGDGVYQDIFEALKPGVRENEIVALATKRLYEMGSDCVEAINAISGERCSPHPHNFTDRMLRPGDQAFFDIIQSFVGYRTCYYRTFSVGRATPAQHSAYKRAREWMDSAIELIKPGVSTERIAKCFPKAQEIGFESEMAAFGLNFCHGLGLGLHERPIISRLNSMDHPMELEAGMVFAVETYCPASDGVSAARIEEEVIVTPKGAQIITLFPADELPIANRY